In Halosegnis marinus, one genomic interval encodes:
- a CDS encoding DUF1648 domain-containing protein — protein sequence MNVRSSDLAAYVLLALPVLAGLLLWGALPDRMAIHFGTSGAPDNYVARPLGVVLAPGVGLFAVLVTRYAPDWLSRTYTAPQVERATVVFVAGVVAYVQGFVLAWNLGYRADPTLLAVAPVLVAAGAFAVYTYARGGASA from the coding sequence ATGAACGTCCGCTCCTCCGACCTCGCGGCGTACGTCCTCCTCGCGCTCCCGGTTCTGGCGGGGCTCCTCCTGTGGGGCGCGCTTCCCGACCGGATGGCCATCCACTTCGGAACGAGCGGCGCGCCGGACAACTACGTGGCGCGGCCGCTCGGCGTCGTGCTCGCGCCCGGCGTCGGCCTGTTCGCCGTCCTCGTGACCCGGTACGCGCCCGACTGGCTGAGCAGGACGTACACGGCCCCGCAGGTGGAGCGCGCGACGGTGGTGTTCGTCGCCGGCGTCGTCGCCTACGTGCAGGGGTTCGTCCTCGCGTGGAACCTCGGCTACCGCGCCGACCCGACGCTGCTCGCGGTGGCCCCGGTGCTGGTCGCCGCGGGCGCGTTCGCGGTGTACACCTACGCGCGCGGCGGCGCCTCGGCCTGA
- a CDS encoding GTPase, which produces MSRTILAARTDSGTADTTELAALLAAEGHEVCATLAATRREHPDTNLGPALLDRVATAVRDHDAETVAVDADLTPAQTLAVADELPDGVRVRDRTRVVLDTFADRAGTEAARVQVRIGRLEYERELQRELLSAGDVEGFWPDDDHRSVRAIERRLTKARAELRDLPDPRERYRDRREAGFDLVAVVGYTNAGKSTLVRRLADDMTLDRAGSGSASVEDRPFETLSTTTRRATLNGRRVLLTDTVGFVSDLPHDLVRSFDATFAAAYEADAVLLVVDAADPPERMARKVRVAREQLSDADGTVVPVLNKTDAASDERLRAAADRFDGPVTASATEGDLADVRERLLDALPTATATLDLPNDGESMSLVSWCHDRADVRSVEYGERVTVELAGNPAVVAEAERRASEGEAAGQ; this is translated from the coding sequence ATGTCACGCACGATACTCGCCGCACGAACCGACAGTGGAACCGCCGACACGACCGAACTAGCCGCGCTGCTGGCGGCCGAGGGCCACGAGGTGTGTGCGACCCTCGCCGCGACCCGGCGCGAACACCCGGACACGAACCTCGGGCCCGCGCTGCTCGACCGCGTCGCGACGGCCGTTCGCGACCACGACGCGGAGACCGTCGCCGTCGACGCCGACCTCACGCCCGCACAGACGCTCGCCGTCGCCGACGAACTGCCCGACGGGGTCCGCGTCCGCGACCGCACGCGAGTCGTCCTCGACACCTTCGCCGACCGCGCCGGCACCGAGGCCGCCCGCGTCCAGGTCCGCATCGGCCGGCTGGAGTACGAGCGGGAGCTCCAGCGCGAACTGCTCTCGGCCGGCGACGTCGAGGGGTTCTGGCCGGACGACGACCACCGGAGCGTCCGGGCCATCGAGCGACGGCTGACCAAAGCCCGTGCGGAACTCCGGGACCTCCCCGACCCGCGCGAGCGCTACCGCGACCGGCGCGAGGCGGGGTTCGACCTCGTGGCCGTCGTCGGCTACACGAACGCCGGGAAGTCCACCCTCGTCCGACGGCTCGCGGACGACATGACGCTCGACCGGGCGGGGAGCGGCAGCGCGAGCGTCGAGGACCGTCCCTTCGAGACGCTCTCGACGACGACCCGGCGGGCGACGTTGAACGGAAGGCGCGTCCTGCTCACCGACACCGTCGGGTTCGTCTCCGACCTCCCGCACGACCTCGTCCGGTCGTTCGACGCCACGTTCGCGGCCGCCTACGAGGCCGACGCCGTCCTGCTCGTCGTCGACGCCGCGGACCCGCCCGAGCGCATGGCGCGCAAGGTCCGGGTCGCGCGCGAACAGCTCTCGGACGCCGACGGGACCGTGGTTCCCGTCCTCAACAAGACGGACGCCGCGAGCGACGAGCGACTCCGCGCGGCGGCCGACCGCTTCGACGGCCCCGTGACCGCGAGCGCGACGGAGGGCGACCTCGCCGACGTGCGCGAGCGCCTGCTCGACGCGCTCCCGACCGCGACGGCCACCCTCGACCTGCCGAACGACGGCGAGAGCATGTCGCTCGTCTCGTGGTGTCACGACCGCGCGGACGTGCGCTCCGTCGAGTACGGCGAGCGGGTCACGGTCGAACTGGCCGGGAACCCGGCGGTCGTCGCGGAGGCCGAACGTCGCGCTTCAGAAGGGGAGGCCGCCGGCCAGTAG
- a CDS encoding DUF1648 domain-containing protein: MARRLDALGIGACLLLAGLFAATYAALPDTLVTHWNAANEPDGRLARPVLVAVSLALVAGTYGLFRALAWAVPDVEADDPLYLTVAGATLAFLVAVDGFLVAWNLGYRLPVGTVVPVAVGALLAVLGGAMVRFDTAASGATWPTDPTQRAHVSRTVGGSLVVAGGWCLAGLVVPEHATVLVVLGATVVPLVGLGYAVATLPANDNA, translated from the coding sequence ATGGCGCGGCGGCTGGACGCGCTCGGTATCGGCGCGTGCCTCCTGCTCGCGGGCCTGTTCGCCGCGACGTACGCCGCGCTCCCCGACACCCTCGTCACCCACTGGAACGCCGCGAACGAGCCGGACGGCCGGCTCGCACGGCCCGTCCTCGTCGCCGTCTCGCTCGCGCTCGTCGCCGGGACGTACGGCCTGTTCCGCGCGCTCGCGTGGGCCGTGCCCGACGTCGAGGCCGACGACCCGCTGTATCTCACGGTCGCGGGGGCGACGCTCGCCTTTCTCGTAGCCGTCGACGGCTTCCTCGTCGCGTGGAACCTCGGTTACCGCCTCCCGGTCGGGACCGTCGTCCCCGTCGCCGTCGGGGCGCTGCTCGCCGTCCTCGGCGGCGCGATGGTCCGGTTCGACACGGCCGCGAGCGGCGCGACGTGGCCGACGGACCCGACGCAGCGCGCGCACGTCTCGCGCACCGTGGGCGGGAGCCTCGTGGTCGCGGGGGGCTGGTGTCTCGCCGGCCTCGTCGTGCCCGAACACGCGACCGTGCTCGTCGTCCTCGGCGCGACGGTCGTGCCGCTGGTCGGCCTCGGCTACGCCGTCGCCACGCTCCCCGCGAACGACAACGCCTAA
- a CDS encoding OsmC family protein encodes MADLESHTVNDGGFAATSRVGNYELSIDATKEEGPSPNEVLLADYASCYTFAFRAGAQREHDLDLGRIETSAEADLDEDDDLVDGSVAFTLEVEADLDDEQKAALTELGEEICHVHAALHEGMYADITVE; translated from the coding sequence ATGGCAGACCTCGAATCCCACACCGTCAACGACGGCGGCTTCGCCGCGACGAGCCGGGTCGGCAACTACGAACTCTCCATCGACGCGACGAAGGAGGAAGGGCCCTCGCCGAACGAGGTCCTCCTCGCCGACTACGCGTCGTGTTACACGTTCGCCTTCCGGGCGGGCGCACAGCGCGAACACGACCTCGACCTCGGGCGCATCGAGACGAGCGCCGAGGCCGACCTCGACGAGGACGACGACCTCGTGGACGGCTCCGTCGCCTTCACGCTGGAGGTCGAGGCCGACCTCGACGACGAGCAGAAGGCGGCGCTCACGGAACTGGGCGAGGAGATCTGCCACGTCCACGCCGCCCTCCACGAGGGGATGTACGCGGACATCACCGTCGAGTAA
- a CDS encoding DUF5799 family protein, producing MTDWQDRIVGARMAVDTEFADRVEASGFSRQEWGLVMTATEFDIEDGDEPRLYADTSRLPDIMPEVEKVEERTPMGPGGQEESSGGILSNITSALGLGGDGGSSGDTEERVREAEELTQGYARELQRHLEEKGSWEDVVAAYRDGTDE from the coding sequence ATGACCGACTGGCAGGACCGCATCGTCGGCGCGCGCATGGCGGTCGATACGGAGTTCGCGGACCGGGTCGAGGCGAGCGGCTTCTCCCGACAGGAGTGGGGGCTCGTGATGACCGCGACGGAGTTCGACATCGAGGACGGCGACGAGCCGCGGCTGTACGCCGACACCTCGCGGCTCCCCGACATCATGCCCGAGGTGGAGAAGGTCGAGGAACGCACCCCGATGGGCCCCGGGGGACAGGAGGAGTCGTCGGGCGGCATCCTCTCGAACATCACCTCCGCCCTCGGGTTGGGCGGGGACGGCGGCTCCTCGGGCGACACCGAGGAGCGCGTCCGCGAGGCCGAGGAACTCACGCAGGGGTACGCGCGCGAACTCCAGCGCCATCTGGAGGAGAAAGGGTCGTGGGAGGACGTGGTGGCAGCGTACCGCGACGGAACCGACGAGTAG
- a CDS encoding fumarylacetoacetate hydrolase family protein, whose translation MRRIRFRDHAGDVRLGELADDEIHAFPHDGSRIAGAETFDPAGVDVLPPCEPSKIVCVGLNYADHADEQGKDVPDRPLLFLKPPNTLAGHGDDVTLPAGKERIDHEAELGVVIGERAAKVSADEAMEYVAGYTCVNDLSNRDDQNVEQNWVRGKAFDESAPVGPVLATPDEVPDDAAVRCRVNGDLRQDSSRDRFIFPVPDLIEEVTTYLTLEPGDVISTGTPEGVGPLADGDEVEVEVEGVGTLTNTVTIPGE comes from the coding sequence ATGCGACGCATCCGCTTTCGCGACCACGCGGGCGACGTGCGCCTCGGCGAACTCGCCGACGACGAGATACACGCGTTTCCCCACGACGGGAGCCGCATCGCGGGCGCGGAGACGTTCGACCCCGCGGGCGTCGATGTCCTCCCCCCGTGCGAGCCGTCGAAGATAGTGTGCGTCGGCCTCAACTACGCCGACCACGCCGACGAGCAGGGGAAGGACGTCCCCGACCGTCCCCTGCTGTTCCTGAAGCCGCCGAACACCCTCGCCGGCCACGGCGACGACGTGACGCTCCCCGCGGGGAAGGAGCGCATCGACCACGAGGCCGAACTCGGCGTGGTCATCGGCGAGCGGGCCGCGAAGGTGTCCGCCGACGAGGCGATGGAGTACGTCGCGGGGTACACCTGCGTCAACGACCTCTCGAACCGCGACGACCAGAACGTCGAGCAGAACTGGGTGCGCGGCAAGGCGTTCGACGAGTCGGCCCCCGTCGGCCCCGTCCTCGCCACGCCCGACGAGGTGCCCGACGACGCGGCCGTGCGCTGTCGCGTCAACGGCGACCTCCGGCAGGACTCCTCGCGCGACCGCTTCATCTTCCCCGTCCCCGACCTGATCGAGGAGGTAACGACCTACCTCACCCTCGAACCCGGCGACGTGATATCGACCGGGACGCCGGAGGGCGTCGGTCCCCTCGCCGACGGCGACGAGGTCGAGGTCGAGGTCGAGGGCGTCGGGACCCTGACCAACACCGTCACGATACCCGGCGAGTAG
- a CDS encoding metal-dependent hydrolase has translation MDITWHGHSTFAVEVGDTRLLIDPFFDNPKTALEPSDVDQPDFVLLTHGHADHIAHAGEFSDATLVAVPELAAYAEEELGFENAVGGMGMNMGGTVECGDAFVTMVRADHTNGIMTGFEQSAGPPAGFVVSTTKPTQETDPESEAFYHAGDTALMSEMRDVIGPFLEPDVAAVPAGDHFTMGPTQAAIAVDWVDADYAIPMHYDTFPPVEIDTDDFVREVKATGSDAEVVVLDGDETFTL, from the coding sequence ATGGACATTACTTGGCACGGCCACTCGACGTTCGCCGTCGAGGTGGGCGACACGCGGCTGCTCATCGACCCGTTCTTCGACAACCCCAAGACGGCGCTCGAACCGTCGGACGTGGACCAGCCGGACTTCGTCCTGCTCACGCACGGCCACGCCGACCACATCGCCCACGCCGGGGAGTTCTCCGACGCGACGCTCGTCGCGGTGCCGGAACTCGCCGCCTACGCCGAGGAGGAGCTCGGCTTCGAGAACGCCGTCGGCGGGATGGGGATGAACATGGGCGGTACCGTCGAGTGCGGCGACGCGTTCGTCACGATGGTCCGCGCGGACCACACGAACGGCATCATGACCGGCTTCGAGCAGTCGGCGGGGCCGCCGGCCGGCTTCGTCGTCTCGACCACGAAGCCGACGCAGGAGACGGACCCCGAGAGCGAGGCGTTCTACCACGCCGGCGACACGGCGCTCATGTCGGAGATGCGCGACGTCATCGGCCCGTTCCTCGAACCCGACGTGGCCGCCGTCCCCGCGGGCGACCACTTCACGATGGGGCCCACACAGGCCGCCATCGCCGTCGACTGGGTGGACGCCGACTACGCGATTCCGATGCACTACGACACCTTCCCGCCCGTCGAGATAGACACGGACGACTTCGTCCGCGAGGTGAAGGCGACCGGGAGCGACGCCGAGGTCGTCGTTCTCGACGGCGACGAGACGTTCACTCTCTGA
- a CDS encoding protein-tyrosine phosphatase family protein, with translation MPDPNVAVRPFGYADPDPVVRRVGNRDLFVGNRAAAESPPRSFAAVVSLTADPSAATTHHRPLVDGPGNTPAEFAAAVDTVRERRGEGPVLVNCRAGVSRSATVAATALAAAEGRGFHEAFGVVAEHRRTAVAHPALCTLAVCYLAAHRQ, from the coding sequence GTGCCGGACCCGAACGTCGCCGTCCGTCCCTTCGGGTACGCCGACCCCGACCCCGTGGTCCGCCGCGTCGGGAACCGCGACCTCTTCGTGGGGAACCGTGCGGCCGCGGAGTCGCCCCCGCGGTCGTTCGCGGCGGTCGTCTCACTCACGGCCGACCCGTCGGCGGCCACGACCCACCACCGGCCGCTCGTGGACGGGCCCGGAAACACGCCGGCCGAGTTCGCCGCCGCCGTCGATACCGTCCGGGAGCGCCGCGGCGAGGGGCCGGTCCTCGTCAACTGCCGGGCCGGTGTCTCGCGTAGCGCGACCGTCGCCGCGACGGCGCTCGCCGCCGCCGAGGGCCGCGGCTTCCACGAGGCGTTCGGCGTCGTCGCCGAACACCGGCGAACCGCGGTCGCCCACCCGGCGCTGTGTACGCTCGCGGTTTGTTACCTCGCGGCGCACCGTCAGTAG
- a CDS encoding SDR family NAD(P)-dependent oxidoreductase has product MQAPDFSVAGANVLVTGASQGIGQAIAETFAAAGADVAICSRSMDRVGPVADGINEGDGGRAVAYECDVREREDVEAFFAAAADDLGGLDVVVNNAGGEFVAAFEDISEGGWDAVTDLNLGGTYRCCQVAGEYLRESEGGDGGTILNMASVNGQHAAPGESHYGAAKAAIIRLTETLATEWDSDGVRVNCIAPGLVQTPGVAETLGIDESDMPPREKTSRRIGHPEEIADLAVFLASPAASFVDGETYTAKGVPRPGNSMSHDLGLER; this is encoded by the coding sequence ATGCAGGCACCCGACTTCTCGGTCGCGGGCGCGAACGTGCTCGTCACGGGCGCGTCGCAGGGTATCGGTCAGGCAATCGCGGAGACGTTCGCCGCCGCGGGCGCGGACGTGGCCATTTGCTCGCGGTCGATGGACCGCGTCGGCCCGGTCGCCGATGGCATCAACGAGGGCGACGGCGGGCGCGCGGTCGCCTACGAGTGCGACGTGCGCGAGCGCGAGGACGTGGAGGCGTTCTTCGCCGCCGCGGCCGACGACCTCGGCGGCCTCGACGTCGTCGTCAACAACGCGGGCGGCGAGTTCGTCGCCGCCTTCGAGGACATCTCCGAGGGCGGCTGGGACGCCGTCACCGACCTGAACCTCGGCGGCACCTACCGCTGCTGTCAGGTCGCGGGCGAGTACCTCCGCGAGTCCGAGGGGGGCGACGGCGGCACGATACTCAACATGGCCTCGGTCAACGGCCAGCACGCCGCGCCCGGCGAGAGCCACTACGGCGCGGCGAAGGCCGCCATCATCCGGCTGACCGAGACGCTCGCGACGGAGTGGGACTCTGACGGCGTCCGCGTCAACTGCATCGCGCCCGGTCTCGTCCAGACGCCCGGCGTCGCGGAGACGCTCGGCATCGACGAGTCCGACATGCCCCCGCGCGAGAAGACCAGCCGCCGCATCGGCCACCCCGAGGAGATAGCCGACCTCGCCGTGTTCCTCGCCTCGCCCGCCGCGTCGTTCGTGGACGGCGAGACGTACACCGCGAAGGGCGTGCCGCGGCCCGGGAACTCGATGAGCCACGACCTCGGCCTGGAGCGGTAA
- a CDS encoding HVO_2922 family protein: protein MTATFELYEDKEGKYRWRLRHANGNIIADSGEGYASKQKAKQGIESVRKNAPDAAVEEQ, encoded by the coding sequence ATGACGGCGACCTTCGAACTGTACGAGGACAAGGAGGGGAAGTACCGGTGGCGGCTGCGCCACGCCAACGGCAACATCATCGCGGACTCGGGCGAGGGGTACGCCTCGAAGCAGAAGGCGAAGCAGGGCATCGAGTCGGTGCGGAAGAACGCCCCCGACGCCGCCGTCGAGGAGCAGTAG
- a CDS encoding GNAT family N-acetyltransferase, producing the protein MDVAVFDRDDPDFEPALALRTRVFVEEQDVPMDREVDGLDPEATHFLLRDPDPVAVARVRDHEGDLKVERVAVARERRGEGYGDAVMDAVESWARENGYDRLVLDAQVPVVGFYEGRGYTVQDDEPFDDAGIPHRRMATRLG; encoded by the coding sequence ATGGACGTTGCCGTCTTCGACCGCGACGACCCCGACTTCGAGCCGGCGCTCGCGCTCCGAACGCGGGTGTTCGTCGAGGAGCAGGACGTGCCGATGGACCGCGAGGTGGACGGGCTGGACCCCGAGGCGACCCACTTCCTCCTCCGCGACCCGGACCCGGTCGCCGTCGCGCGGGTCCGCGACCACGAGGGCGACCTGAAGGTCGAGCGCGTGGCCGTCGCCCGCGAGCGCCGCGGCGAGGGGTACGGTGACGCCGTCATGGACGCCGTGGAGTCGTGGGCGCGCGAGAACGGATACGACCGTCTCGTCCTCGACGCGCAGGTCCCCGTCGTCGGCTTCTACGAGGGGCGCGGCTACACGGTGCAGGACGACGAGCCGTTCGACGACGCGGGCATCCCCCACCGGCGGATGGCGACGCGCCTCGGGTAG
- a CDS encoding GMC family oxidoreductase, with the protein MSRVCVVGAGPAGALVADRLADRGHDVTVLEAGPRFDPGEDRERMERAIRPAHTDPEVWEMGGDRDAFTASGPHYYPLNVSRVKGVGGSTNHWQGMVMRLHEADLAGANNGPAWPLSYEDLRPYYLAAERALGVAGASDNPYAPPREEPHPMPAFPPSYSDSLFAEACEAVGVDMHSVPNARNSEPYDDRSACVGYGTCKPVCASGAKYSADHTIAKAEAKGVEVVAEAPVQRLVTDASGERVARAEYVTEGETRTLDADGFVLAAGGVEIPRLLLLSADDAHPDGLANSSGLVGRYFHEHLFAGMGGTLDEPTRQNHVGFITSESHRFYDDPGAGTDAIPASDADLAPFKLEFLNYAGPSPVEMALAGDGWGDDLLDRLRDAYGTHVAMGGLVGQPPLARNRIRLDESRTDDHGNPVPDVVWEIDAKTRRTLARANEIQRAVLEAMGVDIGWSVGPENTGPAYHHMGTTRMSRDPDAGVVRPDCRTHDVANLWLPSSSVFPNGGAVNPTLTIAALALRTADAVDSAL; encoded by the coding sequence GTGAGCCGCGTCTGTGTCGTCGGCGCGGGGCCGGCGGGCGCGCTCGTCGCGGACCGCCTCGCCGACCGCGGCCACGACGTGACCGTGCTGGAGGCCGGCCCGCGCTTCGACCCGGGCGAGGACCGCGAGCGCATGGAGCGCGCCATCCGCCCGGCCCACACGGACCCCGAGGTGTGGGAGATGGGCGGCGACCGGGACGCCTTCACCGCGTCGGGGCCGCACTACTACCCGCTGAACGTCTCCCGCGTGAAGGGCGTGGGCGGCTCCACGAACCACTGGCAGGGGATGGTGATGCGGCTCCACGAGGCGGACCTCGCCGGCGCGAACAACGGCCCTGCGTGGCCGCTCTCGTACGAGGACCTCCGCCCCTACTACCTCGCCGCGGAGCGCGCGCTCGGCGTCGCCGGGGCCTCGGACAACCCCTACGCGCCGCCCCGGGAGGAACCGCATCCGATGCCGGCGTTCCCCCCCTCCTACTCGGACTCGCTGTTCGCCGAGGCGTGCGAGGCCGTCGGCGTCGATATGCACTCGGTGCCGAACGCGCGCAACTCCGAGCCGTACGACGACCGGTCGGCCTGCGTCGGCTACGGCACCTGCAAGCCGGTCTGCGCCTCGGGCGCGAAGTACTCGGCCGACCACACGATAGCGAAGGCGGAGGCGAAGGGCGTCGAGGTGGTCGCCGAGGCCCCCGTCCAGCGACTCGTCACCGACGCGTCGGGCGAGCGCGTCGCCCGCGCCGAGTACGTGACGGAGGGCGAGACGCGCACGCTCGACGCCGACGGGTTCGTCCTCGCCGCGGGCGGCGTCGAGATTCCCCGCCTGCTCCTGCTGTCGGCCGACGACGCCCACCCCGACGGGCTGGCGAACTCCTCGGGGCTCGTCGGACGCTACTTCCACGAACACCTGTTCGCGGGGATGGGCGGGACGCTCGACGAGCCGACGAGACAGAACCACGTCGGCTTCATCACCTCGGAGTCCCACCGGTTCTACGACGACCCCGGCGCGGGGACGGACGCGATTCCCGCGTCGGACGCCGACCTCGCCCCGTTCAAACTGGAGTTCCTCAACTACGCCGGCCCCTCGCCCGTGGAGATGGCGCTCGCCGGCGACGGGTGGGGAGACGACCTGCTCGACAGGCTCCGGGACGCCTACGGCACCCACGTGGCGATGGGCGGCCTCGTCGGGCAGCCCCCGCTCGCGCGCAACCGCATCCGGCTGGACGAGTCGCGCACGGACGACCACGGCAACCCCGTCCCCGACGTGGTGTGGGAGATAGACGCGAAGACCCGGCGCACCCTCGCCCGCGCCAACGAGATACAGCGCGCCGTGCTGGAGGCGATGGGCGTCGATATCGGATGGTCCGTCGGTCCCGAGAACACCGGCCCCGCGTACCACCACATGGGGACGACGCGGATGAGCCGCGACCCCGACGCGGGCGTCGTCCGCCCCGACTGCCGCACCCACGACGTGGCCAACCTCTGGCTCCCCTCCTCCTCGGTGTTCCCCAACGGCGGGGCGGTGAACCCGACGCTCACCATCGCGGCCCTCGCCCTCCGAACCGCGGACGCCGTCGATTCGGCCTTGTGA
- a CDS encoding CopD family protein, producing MDFLAVPLQSGVNQAVLSVSYVLHMVFAAALTGSVLYVALFVNPAAVAGDIGNEAFARVTGGLTTVSRASAVVLLLTGGHQAGNLYTFESLVGSPRGHLVLTMLVLWVAMTALVEIAGARLRRGLDAGKLREPAREAKPFLRGAAALAVLLLIDAGLLAGGLPF from the coding sequence ATGGATTTCCTCGCGGTCCCGCTGCAGTCGGGGGTCAATCAGGCGGTGCTGTCGGTGTCGTACGTGTTACACATGGTCTTCGCCGCCGCGCTCACGGGGAGCGTGCTCTACGTCGCGCTGTTCGTCAACCCCGCCGCGGTCGCGGGCGATATCGGCAACGAGGCGTTCGCCCGCGTCACCGGGGGCCTGACGACCGTCTCCCGCGCCTCGGCCGTCGTCCTCCTCCTGACGGGGGGCCACCAGGCCGGGAACCTCTACACGTTCGAGTCGCTGGTCGGGTCGCCCCGCGGACACCTCGTTCTCACGATGCTCGTCCTCTGGGTCGCGATGACCGCGCTCGTCGAGATCGCCGGCGCGCGCCTGCGCCGGGGCCTCGACGCCGGCAAGCTCCGCGAACCGGCCCGCGAGGCGAAGCCGTTCCTGCGCGGCGCGGCCGCGCTCGCCGTCCTGCTTCTCATCGACGCCGGGCTACTGGCCGGCGGCCTCCCCTTCTGA
- a CDS encoding gluconate 2-dehydrogenase subunit 3 family protein — protein sequence MKLTRRDALAALSGAGIVAAGGAAALAREDIDAGDGDGEPSLDRVLATLVAAAETTYPSEVEGIPDFVEAYSLGRIEGREGYLAGVREAVGQLDETARAWEGAPFADLDGATRDDVLRSLGVHTAEEVPDGTIPERVRYYVVNEVLYALYASPTGGRLVGIENPQGYPGGTESYRRGPR from the coding sequence GTGAAGCTGACGCGACGGGACGCGCTGGCCGCGCTCTCGGGGGCCGGCATCGTCGCCGCGGGCGGCGCGGCCGCGCTCGCGCGCGAGGACATCGACGCCGGGGACGGGGACGGAGAGCCGTCGCTGGACCGCGTGCTCGCCACGCTCGTCGCGGCCGCGGAGACGACGTACCCGAGCGAGGTGGAGGGGATTCCGGACTTCGTGGAGGCGTACTCGCTCGGGCGCATCGAGGGGCGCGAGGGGTATCTGGCGGGGGTGCGCGAGGCCGTCGGCCAACTGGACGAGACGGCGCGCGCGTGGGAGGGGGCACCGTTCGCTGACCTCGACGGCGCGACCCGCGACGACGTGCTCCGCTCGCTCGGCGTCCACACCGCCGAGGAGGTGCCCGACGGCACCATCCCCGAGCGCGTCCGCTACTACGTCGTGAACGAGGTGCTGTACGCGCTGTACGCGTCGCCGACCGGGGGCCGGCTGGTCGGCATCGAGAACCCGCAGGGGTACCCCGGCGGGACGGAGAGTTACCGGCGGGGGCCGCGGTGA